Proteins from a genomic interval of Spirochaetota bacterium:
- a CDS encoding acetylxylan esterase, translated as MPVTGDFDRFFLHLPPLDREEDFDTFWKNSLSELKKIPIEPSFTPVNTARSPFNKFEVTFSGMFRSSVSGSLLVPSNARKPRAVIIIHDYNRPDPYAGYPLDGSIAYFFLRLRGHGDMRAVEPEKSPGYMADSIGDAAGYYMRGVYLDAYRAIDVLRLNDRLDCSAIGFMGKGLGGAAAVFAAANSSRPTALVLDTPSFAYLPESQNVSTGEAAVEINEYLSLQRTKKKLIKKNLSYFDAINFTDRVAGPALFTVGFKDTISPPQCVFALFNHLRCEKTIEVYPDDGNDAGGAAQFEKSIRWLIEFFDGL; from the coding sequence ATGCCCGTAACCGGCGATTTCGACCGTTTTTTCCTGCACCTTCCCCCCCTCGACCGCGAGGAGGATTTCGATACCTTCTGGAAAAACTCGCTTTCGGAACTCAAAAAAATCCCAATAGAGCCCTCGTTCACGCCCGTCAACACCGCCCGTTCACCCTTTAACAAGTTCGAGGTGACGTTCAGTGGGATGTTCCGCTCGTCGGTCTCCGGCAGCCTTCTTGTTCCCTCGAACGCCCGCAAGCCCAGGGCCGTCATCATCATCCACGACTATAACCGCCCCGATCCATATGCCGGTTATCCGCTCGACGGATCCATCGCCTATTTTTTCCTGCGCCTTCGGGGACATGGCGATATGCGCGCCGTCGAACCGGAGAAAAGCCCGGGCTATATGGCGGACTCGATCGGGGACGCGGCCGGCTACTATATGCGGGGGGTATACCTCGACGCCTACCGGGCGATAGACGTCCTCAGGCTCAACGACCGGCTTGATTGCAGCGCCATCGGCTTTATGGGAAAGGGCCTCGGCGGCGCGGCCGCCGTGTTCGCCGCGGCCAACTCGAGCCGCCCGACTGCGCTTGTGCTCGACACGCCCTCGTTCGCGTATCTGCCCGAAAGCCAGAACGTATCGACTGGCGAGGCCGCCGTCGAAATAAACGAATACCTGTCGCTTCAGAGGACGAAGAAGAAGCTTATAAAGAAGAACCTGTCGTACTTCGACGCCATCAATTTCACCGACCGCGTTGCCGGCCCGGCGCTCTTCACCGTGGGTTTCAAGGACACCATCTCGCCCCCGCAATGCGTCTTCGCGCTCTTCAACCACCTGAGGTGCGAAAAGACGATCGAGGTCTATCCGGACGACGGCAACGACGCGGGGGGTGCGGCGCAGTTTGAAAAATCCATCCGGTGGCTTATTGAATTTTTCGACGGCCTGTAG
- a CDS encoding VWA domain-containing protein, producing the protein MRKPSAPGVWACIAAAFIAVLILVSVTPARAQSGDLIKFERAKEQFRQGMVHFNNMRYLASVEFFRKALVIHPDYYTAREYLARSYRLAGFTDEALGEWEILSDEAPDNALVRARIDAIRFREGGLFAPGRTGEFVLADEYASADLKRFRFPNPVDVAVDTARNAYITSFSSGKLVKIDPNKQGIDVFAPALDSKLYGIDYYRGRLAVTDFGRDCVYLMNEDMKILKTFGSSGNAEGLFHGPQGVCFDPRGNIYVVDSGNHRVQKFDESGTFILTFAKQGSYEGQLEKPSDCAAERERVYVADTGNNRVAVFDDSGNFLDNLAIEGSEKPRGITLHNASLLVADEKQGLIFFDPANKNATKFASWDGGKRSFRRPYAGLVDRDGFLYCLDYLQERLFIFSPLERRYSNYDIEIASIDVKKFPAVALYLNVRDRGGKPLYGLTRDNFSVTEDGARPSGIYIDYLKGKSPSASMVLCVDRSRSMGGYHNDIPWVAEFVLKKMRRDDSLKVAGFNDDYRTESDFDWSRRRALKALKTRTYGEGKNIGKALYNALADVVPRINRRGVILLTDGIVAEDSFVRYSEKIIIDYAKSHHVPIYIVCLKEKNPVLERIAIATGGALFTAREMDGLRGIYDRIRNGEEYRYILVYSTFKSPTLKGWWSDIRIEVNYRKQKGTEWGGYFVP; encoded by the coding sequence ATGAGAAAGCCTTCCGCCCCCGGCGTATGGGCGTGCATTGCCGCCGCGTTCATCGCCGTCCTGATACTCGTTTCGGTTACGCCCGCCCGGGCGCAATCCGGCGACCTGATCAAATTCGAACGGGCCAAGGAACAGTTCCGCCAGGGCATGGTCCACTTCAACAACATGCGCTACCTGGCCTCGGTGGAGTTTTTTCGCAAGGCGCTCGTTATCCATCCCGACTACTATACCGCGCGCGAGTACCTCGCCCGCTCGTACCGGCTGGCGGGCTTTACCGACGAGGCGCTGGGCGAGTGGGAGATACTCTCCGACGAGGCGCCCGACAACGCGCTCGTCCGCGCCAGGATCGACGCGATCCGCTTCCGCGAGGGCGGGCTTTTTGCGCCCGGCCGCACCGGTGAATTCGTGCTCGCCGACGAATACGCCTCCGCGGACCTCAAACGATTCCGCTTTCCAAATCCGGTGGACGTGGCCGTGGACACCGCGAGAAACGCCTACATCACCTCGTTTTCCTCGGGCAAGCTCGTGAAGATCGACCCCAACAAGCAGGGGATCGACGTGTTTGCGCCGGCCCTGGACAGTAAACTCTATGGAATCGATTATTACAGGGGGCGGCTCGCCGTCACCGATTTCGGGCGCGACTGCGTATATCTCATGAACGAGGACATGAAGATACTCAAGACCTTCGGCTCGAGCGGCAACGCAGAGGGACTGTTCCACGGACCCCAGGGAGTGTGCTTCGATCCGCGGGGAAACATCTACGTGGTCGATTCGGGCAATCATCGCGTGCAGAAGTTCGATGAGAGCGGGACCTTCATCCTCACCTTCGCCAAACAGGGTTCGTACGAAGGCCAGCTCGAAAAGCCCTCAGACTGCGCGGCGGAAAGGGAGCGGGTGTACGTCGCCGATACCGGCAACAACCGCGTGGCCGTTTTCGACGATTCGGGGAATTTTCTGGACAATCTTGCAATAGAGGGTTCGGAAAAGCCGCGGGGGATAACACTGCACAACGCGTCGCTTCTGGTGGCCGACGAGAAACAGGGACTTATATTTTTCGATCCGGCGAATAAAAACGCGACGAAATTCGCCTCGTGGGATGGCGGGAAAAGGAGTTTCAGGCGACCCTACGCCGGGCTCGTGGACCGGGACGGCTTTCTCTACTGCCTTGATTATCTGCAGGAACGGCTTTTTATCTTTTCCCCGCTCGAGCGGCGCTATTCCAACTACGACATAGAGATCGCGTCGATCGACGTGAAGAAGTTCCCGGCGGTGGCGCTGTACCTCAATGTGCGCGACCGCGGCGGCAAACCCCTGTACGGGCTCACGCGCGACAATTTCTCCGTCACCGAGGATGGTGCGCGCCCGTCGGGCATCTATATCGACTACCTGAAGGGCAAATCGCCCTCCGCTTCAATGGTGCTGTGCGTGGACCGCTCCCGTTCAATGGGCGGATATCACAACGACATCCCCTGGGTCGCCGAGTTCGTTTTAAAGAAAATGCGCAGGGACGATTCGCTCAAGGTCGCCGGGTTCAACGACGACTACCGCACGGAGAGCGATTTCGACTGGAGCCGCAGGAGGGCGCTGAAGGCGTTGAAGACGCGTACCTACGGCGAGGGTAAGAACATTGGAAAGGCGCTGTATAACGCGCTTGCCGATGTGGTGCCGAGGATAAACCGTCGCGGGGTCATTCTGCTCACCGACGGCATCGTGGCCGAGGATTCGTTCGTCCGGTACTCGGAGAAAATCATCATAGATTACGCGAAGAGCCATCATGTTCCCATTTACATCGTATGCCTCAAGGAAAAGAACCCGGTGCTCGAGCGCATCGCCATTGCAACTGGCGGCGCACTCTTCACCGCCCGCGAGATGGACGGGCTGCGAGGCATATACGATCGCATACGAAACGGTGAGGAGTACCGCTACATCCTCGTCTATTCCACCTTCAAGTCGCCGACGCTGAAGGGCTGGTGGTCGGACATTCGTATCGAGGTCAACTACCGCAAGCAGAAGGGCACCGAGTGGGGCGGTTATTTCGTTCCCTGA
- a CDS encoding YibE/F family protein, whose product MKSLIRLLFLAIMLFPIASGAGPYQKDVDYFRAKIEKIEKTRKTAQGQPYLETVFSFRLLSGPHKGDLKTVTFKGDENVPDYVKYRQGDTIFIGQNTILSDDGNDEYLTMHDIDNTSGLITLAAIFLVSLFLVGRGRGILSLFGLSFTVLLVFFVFIPLTLKGHPPLLSVLLVSIAAIGVTIPLITGLGKKTLTAIAGASAGVLVSMAFSVAFGWTMHLSGIVTDELLTLFYTTSTNINLRDIALSGMILSALGAVMDVSISISSAVNEFYVVHPGVDSRTAFRSALEVGRDNLGSMVNTLVMAYVGGALSLILIIYLRYDSRMPMSMIFSHNEILVEVLRSFVGCMGMLVSVPVTAAVGVWLNRGRRETS is encoded by the coding sequence ATGAAATCATTAATACGACTTTTATTCCTGGCGATTATGCTTTTCCCGATCGCCTCCGGCGCCGGTCCATACCAGAAGGATGTGGATTACTTCCGCGCGAAAATCGAGAAAATAGAGAAGACCCGCAAAACCGCACAGGGACAGCCCTACCTGGAAACGGTTTTTTCGTTCCGCTTGCTCTCGGGGCCTCATAAAGGTGATCTTAAAACAGTTACCTTCAAGGGAGACGAAAACGTACCAGACTATGTGAAGTACCGACAGGGCGACACGATTTTCATCGGGCAGAACACGATATTGTCGGACGATGGTAACGACGAATATCTCACCATGCACGATATCGATAACACCTCCGGTCTCATTACGCTCGCGGCGATCTTCCTTGTTTCACTGTTTCTGGTAGGACGGGGCAGGGGGATACTATCGCTGTTCGGGCTTTCATTTACGGTGCTGCTCGTCTTCTTCGTTTTTATACCGCTTACGCTTAAGGGCCACCCGCCGCTTCTTTCGGTGCTGCTGGTATCGATCGCGGCCATCGGCGTCACCATTCCGCTCATAACGGGCCTGGGCAAAAAAACGCTCACGGCGATCGCCGGCGCTTCGGCGGGGGTGCTCGTTTCGATGGCCTTCAGCGTCGCGTTCGGATGGACGATGCATCTTTCCGGAATCGTCACCGACGAGCTGCTCACGCTTTTCTACACCACCAGCACGAACATAAACCTGCGCGATATCGCGCTTTCGGGGATGATCCTTTCCGCGCTGGGTGCGGTGATGGACGTCTCGATTTCGATTTCCTCGGCGGTCAACGAGTTCTACGTGGTGCATCCCGGCGTCGATTCGCGCACGGCATTCCGCTCCGCGCTCGAGGTCGGGCGCGACAACCTGGGGTCCATGGTGAACACGCTCGTCATGGCGTACGTCGGCGGGGCGCTGTCACTTATACTGATTATCTACCTGCGCTATGATTCCCGGATGCCGATGTCGATGATCTTTTCGCACAACGAGATCCTTGTGGAGGTGCTGCGGTCGTTCGTGGGATGCATGGGGATGCTGGTTTCCGTTCCGGTGACCGCCGCGGTGGGCGTATGGCTGAACCGCGGCCGCCGCGAAACGTCCTGA
- the uvrA gene encoding excinuclease ABC subunit UvrA codes for MSRRVIRIRGAREHNLKNVSIDIPRDALVVITGLSGSGKSSLAFDTIYAEGRRRYVESLSAYARQFLGVMEKPDVDFIDGLSPAISIEQKTTHRNPRSTVGTVTEIYDYLRLLYARVGVPHCHKCGKRIASQSVDQIVESLMTLAVGTKLQILAPVVRGRKGEHEDRFAAARKNGFARVRVNGETKALDEEIKPEKNKKHNIEIVVDRIVIKEGVRSRVADSVETAIGLAGGLVIADVNGDERLYSTSLSCPECGVSIPELSPRMFSFNSPYGACPKCSGLGFIMQFDPELIVSDPDKSLYDGVLEVWGKTTSYWYREQIETLEKNLKFDARTPWKKLPKKIRDVILFGSGPVKIDYDIKRYDAEYKFSRSFEGVIPNLERRYRETKSEEMREWMEKFMSNRVCDECGGKRLRVESLFVRVAGRPINEIASMSIRSAHGFFENIELGETEAKIAAQVLQEIRKRLGFLNDVGIDYLTLDRAAGTLSGGEAQRIRLATQIGSSLMGVLYILDEPSIGLHQRDNRRLLATLKYLRDIGNTVIVVEHDEETIREADHVVDLGPGAGLEGGYVVAEGTPAEIEANEKSLTGRYLSGKERIPIPPARREPIGFIEIKGARENNLQKIDVAFPLGVFSCVTGVSGSGKSTLVIQILYRALSSLVMKSKEHPGAFDKITGVERIDKVIDIDQSPIGRTPRSNPATYTGLFTPVRDLFTQLTESKVRGYRPGRFSFNVPGGRCEACEGDGIKRIEMHFLPDVYVTCEVCKGKRYNHETLEVRYKGKNIFEVLDMTVEEALSFFENIPAVRSKLETLNRVGLGYIRLGQPATTLSGGEAQRVKLSTELSRRATGQTVYILDEPTTGLHFDDIRKLLDVLSSLVERGNTVIVIEHNLDVVKNADWVIDLGPEGGDAGGFIVASGTPEEIAAAKGSYTGKYLKSVLKKK; via the coding sequence ATGAGCCGTCGGGTTATACGAATACGGGGAGCTCGCGAGCACAATCTCAAGAACGTCTCAATAGACATCCCGAGGGACGCCCTGGTCGTCATCACCGGGCTTTCGGGATCGGGTAAATCATCGCTGGCCTTCGATACCATCTACGCCGAGGGCAGGCGGCGTTACGTCGAGTCGCTTTCCGCGTATGCGCGCCAGTTTTTAGGCGTGATGGAAAAGCCCGACGTCGATTTTATCGACGGCCTGTCGCCGGCCATCTCGATCGAACAGAAAACGACCCACCGAAACCCCCGCTCGACCGTCGGCACCGTCACCGAAATTTACGATTACCTTCGGCTTCTCTACGCGCGAGTGGGCGTTCCCCACTGCCACAAATGCGGGAAACGAATCGCCTCGCAGTCGGTCGACCAGATCGTCGAATCGCTCATGACGCTCGCCGTGGGGACGAAACTTCAAATTCTCGCCCCGGTGGTGCGCGGGCGCAAGGGCGAGCACGAGGACCGGTTCGCCGCGGCGCGCAAGAACGGTTTCGCGCGCGTTCGGGTGAACGGCGAGACGAAAGCGCTCGACGAGGAGATAAAGCCCGAGAAGAATAAAAAGCACAATATCGAGATCGTCGTCGACCGCATAGTGATCAAGGAAGGGGTGCGCTCGCGCGTGGCCGACTCGGTAGAAACGGCGATAGGTCTCGCCGGGGGACTGGTTATCGCGGACGTTAACGGCGACGAGCGCCTTTACTCAACGAGCCTCTCGTGTCCCGAATGCGGCGTTTCCATCCCGGAACTCTCGCCGCGCATGTTTTCATTCAACAGTCCATACGGGGCCTGCCCGAAGTGCAGCGGGCTGGGATTCATCATGCAGTTCGACCCGGAGTTAATTGTTTCCGATCCCGATAAATCGCTCTACGACGGCGTTCTGGAGGTGTGGGGCAAAACCACCAGCTACTGGTATCGCGAGCAGATCGAGACGCTCGAGAAGAATTTAAAGTTCGACGCGCGCACGCCGTGGAAGAAGCTCCCGAAGAAGATCAGGGACGTCATACTCTTCGGCTCGGGCCCGGTCAAAATAGATTACGACATCAAGCGTTACGATGCGGAGTACAAGTTTTCACGCTCGTTCGAGGGAGTGATTCCCAACCTCGAGCGTCGCTATCGCGAGACCAAGTCCGAGGAGATGCGCGAGTGGATGGAAAAGTTCATGTCCAACCGCGTGTGCGACGAGTGCGGCGGGAAGCGTTTACGGGTCGAAAGCCTCTTCGTTCGGGTGGCCGGCAGGCCGATCAATGAGATTGCGTCCATGTCGATACGTTCGGCGCACGGATTCTTCGAGAATATCGAGCTCGGCGAAACGGAGGCCAAAATCGCCGCGCAGGTGCTCCAGGAAATCCGCAAGCGGCTGGGTTTTCTAAACGACGTGGGCATCGACTATCTCACGCTCGACCGCGCGGCGGGCACGCTTTCGGGGGGCGAGGCGCAGCGCATCAGGCTCGCCACGCAGATCGGGTCGAGCCTCATGGGCGTGCTCTACATCCTGGACGAGCCGAGCATAGGGCTGCACCAGCGCGACAACCGGCGGCTGCTTGCAACCCTGAAATATCTGCGCGACATCGGGAACACGGTGATCGTCGTGGAGCACGACGAGGAAACCATCCGCGAGGCCGACCACGTGGTGGACCTGGGGCCGGGCGCGGGACTGGAAGGCGGGTACGTGGTGGCCGAGGGCACCCCGGCCGAGATAGAGGCGAACGAAAAGTCCCTTACCGGGCGCTATCTTTCCGGGAAGGAGCGCATCCCGATTCCGCCGGCGAGGCGTGAACCTATCGGCTTCATCGAGATAAAGGGCGCGCGCGAGAACAATCTCCAAAAGATCGACGTCGCATTTCCGCTGGGCGTGTTCTCCTGCGTAACCGGGGTATCGGGCTCGGGCAAATCCACGCTGGTGATCCAGATTTTGTACCGGGCCCTGTCGTCGCTGGTGATGAAATCGAAGGAGCACCCGGGCGCCTTCGATAAAATAACGGGCGTTGAAAGGATCGACAAGGTCATCGATATCGACCAGTCGCCCATCGGGCGCACGCCGAGGTCCAATCCGGCGACCTACACGGGGCTCTTCACGCCGGTCCGCGACCTCTTCACCCAACTTACCGAGTCGAAGGTGCGTGGCTACCGCCCGGGCCGATTTTCATTCAATGTTCCGGGTGGCCGCTGTGAGGCCTGCGAGGGCGACGGCATCAAGCGCATCGAAATGCACTTCCTTCCCGACGTTTACGTTACGTGCGAGGTCTGCAAGGGCAAGCGTTACAACCACGAAACGCTCGAGGTGCGCTACAAGGGAAAAAACATCTTCGAGGTGCTCGACATGACGGTGGAGGAGGCCCTTTCGTTCTTCGAGAACATCCCGGCCGTCCGCTCGAAGCTCGAAACGCTCAACAGGGTGGGGCTTGGCTATATCAGGCTGGGACAGCCCGCCACGACCCTTTCGGGCGGGGAGGCCCAGCGCGTAAAGCTCTCCACCGAGCTCTCGCGCCGCGCGACCGGTCAGACCGTCTACATCCTCGACGAGCCGACCACGGGCCTCCATTTCGACGACATCCGCAAGCTCCTCGACGTGCTCTCATCGCTTGTGGAGCGGGGCAATACGGTGATTGTTATAGAGCACAATCTCGACGTGGTCAAGAACGCCGACTGGGTCATCGACCTGGGGCCCGAGGGGGGCGACGCCGGGGGCTTCATCGTGGCCAGCGGCACCCCGGAGGAGATCGCCGCGGCAAAGGGCTCGTATACCGGGAAATACCTTAAATCTGTCTTGAAAAAAAAGTGA
- a CDS encoding HEAT repeat domain-containing protein yields the protein MKTYIKLICIAATVFSMTAFSDRLFAQAKNSKTPATVKKAEKPVETAEQKERKQKERQAENERKRAEWIEKTILYGINKDRREAINMILGIRDEALKRRLGDGLADVIRNETDPEVRAKAITVAGDLKNNTTAPAMMEALDSDSEDVQIAAINSLKNLKYAPARSVLAEKLKARNLSKDSNLTESLINAMGEFEAGELAEFAKTAIKDTKTTRSIRGSLTLFMGKLGSAAPKDFLVELLKDEDEDRDVRGYAANALARLNAKDKTKDIDAVIATIESYPFQKRKEHYTLYIYCVAALAKLGDEKAYPRLVEALKSDNSMVRLRAVRLLRDMKDQRTIDILKYKRDYDPSRAVQKAAREALAEMGVKSEGGEKAPDATRKDGRDEPALDESSEK from the coding sequence ATGAAAACCTATATCAAATTAATATGTATAGCCGCGACGGTGTTCAGCATGACCGCCTTCTCCGACCGCCTTTTTGCACAGGCGAAAAACTCGAAAACACCCGCCACCGTAAAAAAGGCGGAGAAACCCGTCGAAACGGCCGAACAGAAGGAGCGCAAACAGAAGGAGAGGCAGGCCGAGAACGAGCGGAAGCGGGCGGAGTGGATCGAAAAAACCATACTGTACGGCATAAACAAGGACCGCCGCGAGGCTATCAACATGATACTCGGCATCAGGGACGAGGCCCTGAAGCGCCGCCTCGGCGATGGGCTCGCCGACGTAATCAGGAACGAGACCGATCCCGAAGTGAGGGCAAAAGCGATCACTGTCGCGGGCGATCTGAAAAACAACACGACCGCGCCGGCCATGATGGAGGCGCTCGACAGCGACTCCGAGGACGTGCAGATCGCCGCCATAAATTCGCTCAAAAACCTGAAATACGCCCCCGCCCGAAGCGTCCTCGCGGAGAAGCTGAAGGCGCGCAACCTGTCGAAAGACTCCAACCTCACCGAAAGCCTTATAAACGCGATGGGCGAATTCGAGGCGGGGGAGCTCGCCGAATTCGCGAAGACAGCTATCAAGGATACAAAGACGACCCGTAGCATACGCGGCTCCCTTACCCTGTTTATGGGGAAACTGGGATCGGCGGCGCCGAAAGACTTCCTCGTCGAACTTCTTAAAGATGAGGACGAGGACAGGGACGTACGCGGCTACGCCGCCAACGCCCTGGCCCGGCTCAACGCGAAGGACAAGACCAAAGACATTGACGCGGTGATCGCGACAATAGAGTCGTATCCATTTCAAAAGCGCAAAGAACACTACACCCTGTATATCTACTGCGTTGCCGCGCTTGCGAAGCTCGGCGACGAGAAGGCCTATCCCCGCCTCGTCGAAGCGCTGAAAAGCGACAACTCGATGGTGCGCCTTCGCGCCGTCCGGCTCCTCAGGGACATGAAAGACCAAAGAACAATTGACATTTTGAAATATAAACGCGATTATGACCCGAGTAGGGCGGTGCAGAAGGCGGCCCGCGAAGCGCTGGCGGAGATGGGCGTCAAATCCGAAGGCGGAGAAAAAGCCCCGGATGCGACGAGGAAAGACGGACGCGATGAGCCCGCTTTGGACGAATCCTCCGAAAAATAG